Sequence from the Temnothorax longispinosus isolate EJ_2023e chromosome 6, Tlon_JGU_v1, whole genome shotgun sequence genome:
cattgTAAAACAAAACAATTGTACAAATTTGAATGGGTCTTTCTCTACAAAACAAGGAAGTTAattgttctttttaaatatatataattgcattatttaaattatgtttgcTCTTTGTACAGTTCGTATATTAcagtttaattcaatatattcaCGCTAACGATAATTATCGCCATCGAGCTAATCAGAAATGTTAAGACAGTTAATTACCTTCCACACCCATGTGTCAACTATAGACATTGCATTGCACGCGTGGTGCTATTTGTCGAGACAATTTCCTTGTTTCTCTGacgttataatttatgtgaTTAAGTCATCTAGTTCTGGGATATCACCTTGAGAGTTTcgttatgtaatataatttttagattcgAAGAGACGTCGCAATTATCGACAACGTGTACGCCAGCGGACTCCAAAGCTGGGAAATGTTACGGAGGTTTCGCCAGAATCGCCACTTTAGTCCGTCAAGCGAAATCGGAGTCGCCTTCGACGATCTTCCTAAATGCTGGCGACACTTATCAAGGAACTGCATGGTACAACGTGTACAAGTGGAAGGCGGTTACTTGGTTCATGAACCTTTTGGCGCCAGACGctatagtaaatattatctTCTATCATATTTCTAAGCAAGACCCCGAaactagaaaaatatttaaataactaaaaattttttgctaattatataagttattaaattttaaatagagtttctgcattaaatatttgcttacaattcattttatgaaataattataaataaatataaataatttgtcaaaaaaatcacagcaatatatttaaataaaataagagctAGAGCTTCGTTCGTCATTGCATTAAATGAATTCTGACAGAGTTTGGGCAACCACGAGTTCGATGACGGTGTCGAAGGTTTGATACCTTTTATACAAAATGCCTCATATCCCATCTTGACGACAAATCTGGATCTTAGCGAGCAGCCGGACCTGGCCGCCACGAATCTAAAGAATAGCACGATTCTCGAAGTGAGCGGCAAAAAGATCGGCGTGATCGGTTATCTGACGCCGGAAACGAAAATCTTGTCGACTACcgaaaaagtaattttcaaAGATGAGGTGGAGTCTATCAGGGAAGAAGTTAAGAAGTTAAAGGAGAAGGGTGTCGACATTCTCATCGCTCTGGGTCACTCGGGCTTCGAGGTCGATAAGAAGATAGCACGGGAGGTCGAGGACATCGATCTGGTGATCGGGGGTCATACGAATACCTTTCTATATCGCGGTCTACCGCCGGACGTTGAGGTACCAGAGGGATTTTATCCTACGGAAGTAGTGCAGAAGAGCGGCAGAAAAGTTTATGTCGTACAGGCATACGCATATACTAAATACCTGGGTAATTTCTCCGTGAGTTTCGATATTAAAGGAGAGGTAACGCATATAGAAGGAAACCCGATTCTTGTGGACGCCAACGTGGAGGAGGTAAATTTGCGAAAAAGCGCCAAAGAGTTACTTGCgaatgacaaaaatatataatccacGTTATACATATCACTTAGAAGAGAACAAAAACTGCATGAcatttatgtacatacatacgtatgtacaattatacatatatatatatagaaatagcCGAAAACacttaatacatattttcccaaaaatatgaaagctcaatatatttatttattaagtatgATATTCATTATCGTTTCTTACCGCAGGCGGAAGATGTTCTAAAAATGATAAACGAGAAAAGAGGACCCATCGACCAATTACAACAACAAGTTATCGGAAAAACGCGAGTGCTCCTGGACGGAGACAGCAAAAACTGTAGACGACGAGAATGCAACATGGGCAACTTGATCTGCGATGCTTTACTCGATTATGTAAGACATCTTCAATCGATGTAATAAACACTTTCTCGTTATCGAAATATGTTGCGAAATAATCTTGAGAAAGATGATTGATGTGCTTTCCTTTTGCTCGTAGTACGCCGGGGAATATCTGAACAAGGATGGATGGACGGACGCTGCCATCGCGGTGCAGAATAGCGGCAGCATCAGGTCGTCCATCACCAGAGCCAGAGACGACCAGGTTTAATTAATATGCGCtctacaattttaattcttgttaATTTGCACTGGCAAAccttatataatattagtaaaattgTTTACAGGTCACTCGAGGAGACATTCTAAGTGTTTTGCCCTTCGGAAACGTCATCGTCAAAGCTTCCATGACAGGCCAACAGCTTCTCTCGATGCTGGAGTGGAGCGTTCATAATATCGACAA
This genomic interval carries:
- the LOC139815273 gene encoding protein 5NUC: MSIIWLVNCCITVLLIIANESFANPTLRKDEEFTVRIVHTNDMHARFEETSQLSTTCTPADSKAGKCYGGFARIATLVRQAKSESPSTIFLNAGDTYQGTAWYNVYKWKAVTWFMNLLAPDAISLGNHEFDDGVEGLIPFIQNASYPILTTNLDLSEQPDLAATNLKNSTILEVSGKKIGVIGYLTPETKILSTTEKVIFKDEVESIREEVKKLKEKGVDILIALGHSGFEVDKKIAREVEDIDLVIGGHTNTFLYRGLPPDVEVPEGFYPTEVVQKSGRKVYVVQAYAYTKYLGNFSVSFDIKGEVTHIEGNPILVDANVEEAEDVLKMINEKRGPIDQLQQQVIGKTRVLLDGDSKNCRRRECNMGNLICDALLDYYAGEYLNKDGWTDAAIAVQNSGSIRSSITRARDDQVTRGDILSVLPFGNVIVKASMTGQQLLSMLEWSVHNIDNLTSTGNLFGAYLQYSGLQVVYDVSQPPNSRVVSVQVQCAACRVPAYSQLQKNVTYNVLVNNFLAKGGDGFHMLEGLKTTPLSVTTSEVLEQYFKKHSPVHPGVEWRILYKDSGNNENFSNLGTTHQSVGMTILLSIITWLSLT